One region of Peromyscus eremicus chromosome 4, PerEre_H2_v1, whole genome shotgun sequence genomic DNA includes:
- the LOC131908254 gene encoding olfactory receptor 1052-like, with the protein MADGNLSVISEFILLGLTDDPMLNTILFVLFLLIYVITVVGNLWIIIIISATAQLHSPKYFFLSHLAFLDFCYSSVFLPKMLINYLIDQKTISYHGCLLQYSFVNMFLTAECFLLAAMAYDRYLAICSPLHYRGLMTPTFCIYLVSASYLLGCANSLTHLKSLLGLTFCGPNAVDHYFCDIPLLFQLSCSDTRHSEVLFIVLSGATSITTFLIVVGSYLGILITVLKIHSARGSYKALSTCASHLTVVTLFYGTVISTYMGTSSSFPQDTEKILSVFYTLLLPVLNLLIYSVRNKEAKEAMRRMIKRKVFSQ; encoded by the coding sequence ATGGCTGATGGAAATTTGAGTGTGATAAGTGAATTTATCCTCCTAGGACTGACTGACGACCCTATGCTGAATACTATACTCTTTGTGCTGTTTCTCTTAATCTATGTCATTACTGTTGTAGGCAATTTGTGGATTATCATAATAATTTCAGCTACTGCCCAGCTTCATTCCCCCAAGTACTTTTTTCTTAGCCACTTGGCTTTCTTGGATTTCTGCTATTCATCAGTCTTTCTTCCCAAAATGCTCATAAACTACTTGATAGATCAAAAAACCATCTCGTACCACGGCTGCCTCCTACAGTATTCCTTCGTCAACATGTTTCTGACTGCAGAATGCTTCCTCTTGGCTGCAATGGCCTATGATCGGTATCTTGCCATCTGCAGTCCACTTCACTACAGGGGTCTCATGACCCCCACGTTTTGCATCTATCTGGTGTCTGCCTCTTACTTGCTGGGCTGTGCCAACTCACTCACCCACCTGAAAAGCCTTCTGGGTCTGACTTTCTGTGGGCCCAATGCCGTTGACCACTATTTCTGTGATATTCCATTGCTCTTTCAGCTCTCCTGCTCAGATACTCGCCACAGTGAGGTTTTATTCATTGTTCTTTCTGGAGCTACATCCATAACGACGTTTTTGATAGTAGTCGGCTCCTATCTAGGGATTCTTATCACTGTCCTGAAAATACATTCTGCCAGGGGAAGTTATAAGGCCTTATCCACATGTGCCTCCCACCTAACTGTAGTAACGCTCTTTTATGGAACTGTGATATCGACTTACATGGGAACCAGCTCAAGCTTTccgcaggacacagaaaaaatccTATCTGTGTTTTACACGCTTTTGCTGCCAGTACTGAACCTTTTGATATA
- the LOC131908255 gene encoding olfactory receptor 1052-like encodes MADVNFTFVTEFILLGLTDRDELKVFLFILFLLIYAVSLVGNVGMFFLIYITPKLHTPMYHFLSCLSFVDAWYSSIFAPKMLLNFFVEREIISFSACILQYFLFVSLLTTEGFLLAAMAYDRYVAIVNPLLYTVAMTKMVCIALVLGSCIGGLINSVTHTIGLMRLSFCGPNVISHFFCDLPPLLKLSCSDTSMNELLLLVFTTIIAMITFLTVMVSYIFIVAAILRIRSAAGRHKAFSTCASHLTAVTLFYGSISFSYIQPSSQYSLEQEKVVSVFYTLVIPMLNPLIYSLRNKEVKDAVKRVMEMKHFSC; translated from the coding sequence ATGGCTGATGTCAATTTTACATTTGTTACTGAGTTTATCCTTTTGGGACTGACAGATCGTGATGAACTCAAGGTGTTTCTCTTCATATTGTTCCTGTTGATCTATGCCGTCTCTTTGGTAGGGAATGTAGGAATGTTCTTTCTGATCTACATAACGCCTAAACTCCACACACCTATGTATCACTTTCTTAGCTGTTTGTCATTTGTGGATGCATGGTATTCTTCAATATTTGCCCCTAAAATGTTGCTGAACTTCTTTGTAGAAAGAGAGATTATCTCATTCTCTGCATGCATCCtgcaatattttttgtttgtatcaCTACTTACCACAGAGGGATTTTTGCTGGCTGCAATGGCTTATGACCGATATGTAGCCATTGTGAACCCATTACTATATACAGTGGCCATGACTAAGATGGTTTGCATTGCACTGGTGTTGGGATCATGTATAGGAGGTTTAATCAATTCAGTTACACATACAATTGGCTTAATGAGGCTGTCTTTCTGTGGGCCAAATGTCATTAGTCACTTCTTCTGTGACCTTCCTCCCCTGTTGAAGCTGTCCTGTTCAGACACCTCCATGAATGAACTGTTGCTTTTGGTCTTCACCACCATCATTGCGATGATTACCTTCTTGACGGTGATGGTCTCCTACATCTTCATTGTTGCTGCTATCTTGAGGATCCGCTCAGCAGCCGGCAGGCACAAAGCCTTCTCCACCTGTGCTTCCCACCTGACAGCTGTGACTTTGTTCTATGGCTCCATCAGCTTCAGTTACATTCAGCCAAGCTCCCAATACTCCTTAGAACAAGAGAAGGTGGTGTCTGTATTCTACACCCTGGTGATTCCCATGCTGAACCCACTGATTTACAGTTTAAGGAACAAGGAAGTAAAGGATGCTGTGAAAAGAGTAATGGAGATGAAACATTTTTCTTGTTGA
- the LOC131908256 gene encoding olfactory receptor 1052-like, whose translation MADINFTFVTEFILLGLTDHNELKVFLFILFLFIYVISLVGNLGMFFLIHITPKLHTPMYHFLRSLSFVDACYSSVFAPTLLVNFFVERETISFSACILQYFWFASLLTTEGFLLAAMAYDRYVAIVNPLTYTVAMTKLICVLLVLCSCLGGTITSLTHTIGLMKLSFCGPNVINHFFCDLPPLLKLSCSDTSMNELLLLIFSGVIAMTTLLIVMVSYIFIVVAILRIRSAAGRRKAFSTCASHLTAVTLFYGSISFSYIQPSSQYSLEQEKVVSVFYTLVIPMLNPLIYSLRNKEVKDAVKRVIEMKHFLH comes from the coding sequence ATGGCAGATATCAACTTCACATTTGTTACTGAGTTTATCCTTCTAGGATTGACAGATCACAATGAACTCAAGGTGTTTCTCTTCatcttgtttctctttatctatgtcaTCTCCTTGGTAGGGAATCTGGGAATGTTCTTTCTGATCCACATAACTCCCAAactccacacacccatgtaccACTTCCTTCGCTCTCTGTCATTTGTTGATGCCTGTTATTCATCAGTATTTGCACCCACATTGTTAGTGAACTTCTTTGTGGAAAGAGAGACCATTTCATTCTCTGCATGCATCCTGCAATATTTTTGGTTTGCATCACTGCTTACCACAGAGGGATTTTTGCTGGCAGCAATGGCTTATGACCGTTATGTGGCAATTGTAAACCCTCTAACTTACACAGTGGCTATGACAAAGCTGATATGTGTTCTGTTAGTGTTGTGTTCATGCTTAGGAGGTACGATCACCTCATTGACACATACTATTGGATTAATGAAGCTGTCCTTCTGTGGACCAAATGTCATCAATCACTTCTTCTGTGACCTTCCTCCCCTGTTGAAGCTATCCTGTTCAGACACCTCCATGAATGAACTGCTGCTTTTGATCTTCTCTGGAGTCATTGCCATGACCACACTCTTGATTGTGATGGTCTCCTACATCTTCATTGTTGTTGCTATCCTGAGGATCCGCTCAGCAGCAGGCAGACGCAAAGCCTTCTCCACCTGTGCTTCCCACCTGACAGCTGTGACTTTGTTCTATGGCTCCATCAGCTTCAGTTACATTCAGCCAAGCTCCCAATACTCCTTAGAACAAGAGAAGGTGGTGTCTGTATTCTACACCCTGGTGATTCCCATGCTGAACCCACTGATTTACAGTTTAAGGAACAAGGAAGTAAAGGATGCTGTGAAAAGAGTAATAGAGATGAAACATTTCCTGCATTGA
- the LOC131908257 gene encoding olfactory receptor 1052-like, translating to MADVNFTFVTEFILLGLTDRKELKVFLFILFLLIYLISLVGNLGMFFLIYVTPKLHIPMYHFLRSLSFVDAWYSSVFAPILLMNFFVEQETISLFACTLQYFLFALLVTTEGFLLAAMAYDRYVAIVNPLIYTVAMTKMICVGLVLGSFIGGAINSLTHTIGLMKLSFCGPNVINHFFCDLPPLLKLSCSDTSMNELLLLIFSGVIAMTTLLIVVVSYIFIVVAILRIRSAAGRHKAFSTCASHLTAVTLLYGSVSFSYIQPSSQYSLEQEKVVSVFYTLVVPMLNPLIYSLRNKEVKDAVKRAMEMKCFHC from the coding sequence ATGGCAGATGTCAACTTCACATTTGTTACTGAGTTTATCCTTTTGGGACTGACAGATCGTAAAGAACTCAAGGTATTTCTCTTCATCTTGTTCCTATTGATCTACCTCATCTCTTTGGTGGGTAATCTGGGAATGTTCTTTCTGATCTATGTGACTCCTAAACTCCACATACCAATGTACCACTTTCTGAGGTCTCTGTCATTTGTGGATGCATGGTATTCCTCAGTATTTGCACCCATATTGCTGATGAACTTCTTTGTTGAGCAAGAAACTATCTCATTATTTGCATGCACTCTGCAATATTTTTTGTTTGCATTATTGGTTACCACAGAAGGATTTTTGCTGGCTGCAATGGCTTATGACCGTTATGTGGCCATTGTAAACCCTTTAATTTACACAGTGGCCATGACTAAAATGATTTGTGTTGGGCTGGTGCTTGGTTCATTCATAGGAGGTGCAATCAACTCATTGACACATACTATTGGATTAATGAAGCTGTCCTTCTGTGGACCAAATGTCATCAATCACTTCTTCTGTGACCTTCCTCCACTGTTGAAGCTGTCCTGTTCAGACACCTCCATGAATGAACTGTTGCTTTTGATCTTCTCTGGAGTCATTGCCATGACTACACTCTTGATTGTGGTGGTCTCCTACATCTTCATTGTTGTTGCTATCCTGAGGATCCGCTCAGCAGCAGGCAGACACAAAGCCTTCTCCACCTGTGCTTCCCACCTGACAGCTGTGACTTTGTTATATGGCTCAGTCAGCTTCAGTTATATTCAACCAAGCTCCCAATACTCCTTAGAACAAGAGAAGGTTGTATCTGTATTTTATACTCTGGTGGTTCCCATGTTGAACCCACTGATTTACAGTTTAAGGAACAAGGAAGTAAAGGATGCTGTGAAAAGGGCCATGGAGATGAAATGTTTCCATTGTTGA